One window of the Microplitis demolitor isolate Queensland-Clemson2020A chromosome 10, iyMicDemo2.1a, whole genome shotgun sequence genome contains the following:
- the LOC128668755 gene encoding myb-like protein D, translating to NNNNNNNNDNNNNNNNNNYNNNNNNNNNNNNNNNNKNNIKNNKNNNNNHNNINNNTNNNNSNNNKNKNNHHNNNKNNNNNNNNNNNNTNYTKTNKYNNNDYNNNTNNNNNNDNNNNNNNNNNNNN from the coding sequence aataataataataataataataatgataataataataataataataataataattataataataataataataataataataataataataataataacaataataaaaacaatatcaaaaacaataaaaataataataataatcataataatattaataacaatactaataataataatagtaataataataagaataaaaataatcatcataataataataaaaataataataataataataataataataataataatactaattatactaaaactaataaatataataataatgattataataataatactaataataataataataatgataataataataataataataataataataataataataat
- the LOC128668801 gene encoding GATA zinc finger domain-containing protein 14-like gives NNNHNNNNNNNNNNNNNNNKNNNNNNNNYYYNNNNNNNNNNNNNKNNIKNNKNNNNNHNNINNNTNNNNSNNNKNKNNNHNNNKNNNNNNNNNNNNTNYTKTNKYNNNDYNNNTNNNNNNDNNNNNNNNNNNNNNNNNNNNNNNDNNTNNTKTNKYNNDNNNNNNKNNNNNNNNNNNNNNNNNNNNNNNNNNNNNNNKNNNNNNNNNNNNNSNNNNNNNYNNNNNNNNNHNNNNNNNNNNNNNNNNNNNNNNNNNNNSNNNNNNNNNNNNNNNNNKNNNNNNNDNNNNNNNNNNNNNNNNNNNNNNDNNTNNTKTNKYNNNNNNDNNNNNNNNNNNNNNNNNKNNNNNNNHNHNNNNNNNNNNNNNNNNNNNTHNTDTYKYYKNNNNDNNNNYNNNNNNNNNNNNNNNNNNNNNNNNNNDNNNNNNNNNYNNNNNNNKNNNNNNNNNNNNNNKNNNNNNNNNNNNSNNNNNNNNNNNNNNNNNNNNNNNNNNNNNNNNTDNNNNDNDNHNTNYTKNNKYNNNDNNNNNNNNNNNNNNYNNNNNNNNNNNNNNNNNNNNNNNNNNDNNNNNN, from the exons aataataatcataataacaataataataataataataataataataataataataataaaaataataataataataataataattattattataataataataataataataataataataataacaataataaaaacaatatcaaaaacaataaaaataataataataatcataataatattaataacaatactaataataataatagtaataataataagaataaaaataataatcataataataataaaaataataataataataataataataataataataatactaattatactaaaactaataaatataataataatgattataataataatactaataataataataataatgataataataataataataataataataataataataataataataataataataataataataataataatgataataatactaataatactaaaactaataaatataataatgataataataataataataataaaaacaataataataataataataacaataataataataataataataataataataataataataataataataataataataataataataataaaaacaataataataataataataataataataataataatagtaataataataataataataattataataataataataataataataataatcataataacaataataataataataataataataataataataat aataataataataataataataataataataataataatagtaataataataataataataataataataataataataataataataataataaaaataataataataataataatgataataataataataataataataataataataacaataataataataataataataataataataatgacaataatactaataatactaaaactaataaatataataataataataataatgataataataataataataataataataataataataataataataataataataaaaataataataataataataatcataatcataataataataacaacaacaataataataataataataataataataataataataatactcacAATACtgatacttataaatattataaaaacaataataatgataataataataattataataataataataataataataataataataataataataataataataataataataataataataataataataatgataataataataataataataataataattataataataataataataataataaaaacaataacaataataataataacaataacaataacaataataaaaataataataataataataataataataataataatagtaataataataataataataataataataataataataataataataataataataataataataataataataataataataataataataataatactgataataataataatgataatgataatcataatactaattatactaaaaataataaatataataataatgataataataataataataataataataataataataataataattataacaataacaacaacaataataata ataataataataataataataataataataataataataataataataataatgataataataataataataat
- the LOC128668756 gene encoding GATA zinc finger domain-containing protein 4-like, which yields NNNNNNNNNNNNNNNNNNNNNNNNNNNNNDNNTNNTKTNKYNNNNNNDNNNNNNNNNNNNNNNNNHNNNNNNNNNNNNNNNNNTHNTNTYKYYKNNNNDNNNNNNNNNNNNNNNNNNNNNNN from the coding sequence aataataataataataataataataacaataataataataataataataataataataataataataataataataataataataatgacaataatactaataatactaaaactaataaatataataataataataataatgataataataataataataataataataataataataataataataataataatcataataataataataacaacaacaataataataataataataataataataatactcacAATActaatacttataaatattataaaaacaataataatgataataataataataataataataataataataataataataataataataataataataataataataat
- the LOC128668802 gene encoding putative uncharacterized protein DDB_G0286901: NNNNNNNNNNDNNNNNYNDNNNNDNNNNNNNNNNNNNNNNNNNNNNNNNNNNNNNNKNNNNNNNNNNNNNNNNNNNNNNNNNNNNKNNNNNNNNNNNNNYNDNNNNDNNNNNNNNNNNNNNNNNNNNNNNNNNNNNNNKNNNNNNNNNNNNDNNNNNNNNNNNNNNNNNNNNNNNNNNNNNNNNNNNNNNNNNNNNNNNKNNNNNNNNNNNNNNNNNNNNNNNNNNNNNNNNNNNNNNTNNYNNNNNNNNNNNNNNKNNINNNNNNNNNTNNNNDNNDNNNNNINNNNNNNNNNNNNNDNNDNNNNNNNNNNNNNNNNNNNCNNKNNNNNNNNNNNNNNNNNNTNNNNNDNNNNNNNNNNNNNNNNNDNNNNNNNNNNNNNNNNNNNNKNNNNNNNNNNNDNNNNNNNNINNNNNNNNNNNNNNNNNNNDNNNNNNNNNNNNNNNNNNYNDNNNNDNNDNNNNNNNNNNNNNNNNNNKNNNINNNNNNDNNDNNDNNNNNINNNNNNNNNNNNNNNNNNNNNNNNNSYNNNNNNNNNDNDNNDNNNNNNNSYNNNNNNNNNNNNNNNNNNNNNNNNNNNNNNNNNNNNNNNNNNNNNNNNNNNNNNNNNNNNNNNNNNNNNNNNNNNNNNNNNNNNNNNNNNNNNNNNNNNNNNNNNNNKNNKNNNNNTNNYNNNNNNNNNNNNNNNNNNNSYNNNNNNNNNNNNNNNNNNNNNNNNNNNKNNNKNNNNNNNNNNNNTNNNNDNNDNNNNINNNNSNNNNNNNNNNNNNNNNNNNNNNNNNNDNNDNNDNNNNNNNNNNNNNNNNNNNNNNNNNNNNNNNNNNNNNNNNNNNNNNNNNNNNNNNNNNTNYTKTNKYNNNYNNNNNTNNNNNNNKNNNNNNNNNNNNNNNNNNNNNKDNNNNNINNNNNNNNNNNNNNNNNNNNNNNNNNRNNNNNNNNNNNKNKNNNKNNNNNTNNYNNNNNNNNNNNNNNNNNSYNNNNNNNNNDNDNNDNNNNN; this comes from the exons aataataataataataataataataataatgataataataataataattataatgataataataataatgataataataataataataataataataataataataacaataataacaataataataataataataataataataataataataataataataataataaaaataataataataataataataataataacaataataacaataataataataataataataataataataataataataataataaaaataataataataataataataataataataataataattataatgataataataataatgataataataataataataataataataataataataataataacaataataacaataataataataataataataataataataataataataataaaaataataataataataataataataataataataatgataataataataataataacaataacaataataataataataataataataataataataataataataataataataataataataataataataataataataataataataataataataataataataataataataataaaaataataataataataacaataacaataataataataataacaacaataacaataacaataacaataataataataataataataataataataataataataataataataatactaataattataataacaacaacaacaacaacaataataataataataataataaaaataatattaataataataataataataataataatactaataataataatgataataatgataataataataataatataaataataataataataataataataataataataataataatgataataatgataataataataataataataataataataataataataataataataataataataattgtaataataaaaataataataataataataataataataataataataataataataataataatactaataataataataatgataataataacaataacaataacaacaacaacaacaacaacaataataataatgataataataacaataacaataacaataacaataataataataataataataataataataataaaaataataataataataataataataataataatgataataataataataataataataatattaataataataataataataataataataataataataataataataataataataatgataataataataataataataataataataataataataataataataataataattataatgataataataataatgataataatgataataataataataataataataataataataataataataataataataataataaaaataataatattaataataataataataatgataataatgataataatgataataataataataatataaataataataataataataataataataataataataataataataataataataataataataataataataatagttataataataataataataataataataatgataatgataataatgataataataataataataataatagttataataataataataataataataataataataataataataataataataataataataataataataataataataataataataataataataataataataataataataataataataataataataataataataataataataataataataataataataataataataataataataataataataataataataataataataataataataataataataataataataataataataataataataataataataataataataataacaataacaataataataataataataataataataataataataagaataataaaaataataataataatactaataattataataacaacaacaacaacaataataataataataataataataataataataataatagttataataataataataataataataataataataataataataataataataataataataataataataataataataataataagaataataataaaaataataataataataataataataataataataatactaataataataatgataataatgataataataataatataaataataataatagtaataataataataataataataataataataataataataataataataataataataataataataataataataatgataataatgataataatgataataataataataataataataataataataataataataataataataataataataataataataataataataataataacaataacaataataacaataacaataataataataataataataataataataataataataataataataataataataataataataatactaattatactaaaactaataaatataataataattataataataataataatactaataataataataataataataaaaataataataataataataataataataataataataataataataataataataataataataaa gataataataataataatataaataataataataataataataataataataataataataataataataataataataataataataataataataatagaaataataataataataataataataataataataagaataaaaataataataaaaataataataataatactaataattataataacaacaacaacaacaataataataataataataataataataataatagttataataataataataataataataataatgataatgataataatgataataataataataat